Genomic window (Salinibacterium sp. M195):
TAGGTGCGGTGGGTGGTGTCGCCGGATTCTGTGCCGGACCAATTCTTGGTGCGATCCTCACTCTCGCCTTCGGCCAGAGCAACCTCTGGAACGCTGGAGCGTTACTCGCCGTCTACGGGCTCGGGATGGTCGTGCCGTTGGTCATCATCGCGGCTCTGTGGCAGAAAATGAGCGCACGCGGACGGCGCGCGCTTCGCGGACGAACCTTCACCGTGCTCGGCCGCGAATTTCACAGCACCTCGGTCATCACCGGGACCCTCATCGTGGCGGTGGGTGCCCTGTTCTGGTTTACCAACGGGCTCGTCAGCCTGCCGAGTCTCATCCCGACCGACGTGCAGGTATGGATGCAGGAACGCGGAACCGTTCTCGCTAACCCCATCGTCGACATGGTGGCCATCATCGTATTAGCCGCTATCGCGCTGACGGTGTGGGGTGTTCGGCGTCGACGGAATGAGTCGGCGACACCGCAGGAATCAGCTTTCGAGCAGTCACAATAACGAACAAGATCAGCCCCAACCACAGTACGGGGATGACGAGGGCGTGCTCGCCCGATCCCGGGCTTAGGCCGCGGTGCGTCCGCGACCGACCACCCGGGCGCGCACGAGCAGTACGTACAGCTGGCATCCGAGGCAATAGTCGAAGACTGAGTTGAGGAACGCGGCGATGAACGCGAGACCCGCGAAGATGACGAGGGCGTACGGCACAGCCGCGAGGTGAAGCACGATGCCGATGACGGTGATGACGAAGCCGACACCCTGC
Coding sequences:
- a CDS encoding cytochrome c biogenesis CcdA family protein, coding for MEIGLLTAFLGGMLALLSPCSALLLPAFFASTVGTKMQLLVHGAVFYLGLALTLVPFGLGLGALGSLLVSERGLIIAVTAVVLVILGLAQIFGFGFDLSRMLPGATKLQESASARTGLFRTLLLGAVGGVAGFCAGPILGAILTLAFGQSNLWNAGALLAVYGLGMVVPLVIIAALWQKMSARGRRALRGRTFTVLGREFHSTSVITGTLIVAVGALFWFTNGLVSLPSLIPTDVQVWMQERGTVLANPIVDMVAIIVLAAIALTVWGVRRRRNESATPQESAFEQSQ